One part of the Opitutaceae bacterium TAV5 genome encodes these proteins:
- a CDS encoding single-stranded DNA-binding protein: MAALNKVQLIGNLTRDPELRVTPTGKSVCKFGIAVSRKFKDEAGNTREDTTFVELEAWGKRGETIAKHTGSGQLLYLEGRLKLDQWEDKASKQKRSRMKVILENFQFLGARPGSAGDDSPETREDDESEDYGDDSP; encoded by the coding sequence ATGGCTGCTCTGAACAAGGTTCAGTTGATTGGAAATCTGACTCGTGACCCCGAATTGCGCGTTACCCCCACCGGGAAATCTGTGTGCAAATTCGGGATCGCGGTCAGCCGAAAGTTCAAGGACGAGGCCGGAAATACCCGTGAGGACACCACCTTTGTTGAACTCGAGGCATGGGGTAAAAGGGGGGAGACGATCGCCAAACACACAGGTTCGGGACAGCTCCTCTATCTGGAAGGCCGGTTGAAACTCGACCAGTGGGAAGACAAGGCGAGCAAGCAAAAGCGGAGCCGCATGAAAGTGATTCTGGAGAATTTCCAGTTCCTCGGAGCCCGGCCCGGTAGCGCCGGGGATGACAGTCCCGAAACCCGGGAGGATGACGAGAGTGAAGATTATGGGGATGATAGTCCCTGA